A region of the Roseovarius nanhaiticus genome:
GGGGCACAGCGATCGCTGGATGAGCGGCTGCCCGTGGGGCGGCGCTGCAACGGCTGAACGGCGCAGTTTATACCTGCAATGCAACTACAATATTTGCGGCGCACATCCTTGCCAAAGCGCCAGCCCGCCCGAACGGGCAGGCGCTCGTCCGGCGCGTTCGGCGCTATTCGGACGACAAACAGCCTTCTGCCTTGCCATCGTTGCGCGCCTCCAGCCACGCTGCTGCACCGCGCCCGGCATGCAGGCCCGTCGCAAGGCAGGCGGTGATCAGATAGCCGCCTGTCGGCGCCTCCCAGTCCAGCATCTCGCCCGCGGCGAAGGTGCCGGGGCGATCCCTCAGCATCAACGTGCCGTCCAGCGCATCGAGGCGCAGACCGCCCGCCGTGGAGATCGCCTGATCCATCGGCAGCGGGCCTTGATGCGTGACGGGCAGGGCCTTGATCAAAGGCGCCAGATCGGCGGGCAGGGGGCGCACGAACTCCATCAGCAGGGCTTGCTTTTCCGGCGTCCATTTCAGCGCCTTTCGCAGGTGGTTCGCCATGCTTTGCTTGCCCCGCTTGCGGGTGAGGCGCTGGCGAATCTCCTCGGTGGTCAGATCCGGCATGAGGTCCAGCGTCAGCGGCGCGCCGCCCCGCACAGCGCGCGAGACCTCATAAATGCCGCCGCCCTCGATGCCCGCGCGGCTGATCACGATCTCGCCGCGCGAGGCCGTGTCTTTGGCGTGCAGCGCGATGCCCTTCACGGGCTGGCCGATATGCCGCTCCATATGGGCCGACCAATCCACCGCAAAACCCATATTCGCCGGCTGAAACGGCACCACCTTGTCCAGCAGATGCGCGGCCCAGGCGCCGTCCGATCCCAGCCGCGCCCAACTGGCCCCGCCGCAGGCCAGCACCGTCGCGCGTGGCGTCAGGCGCCGCAGCCCCTCGGGCGTTTCCATCAGCACCGCATCGCCGTCCCAACCCTGCCAGCGCCAGCGCCGCATGATGCGCACGCCCAAACCGTCCAGCCGCGCGAGCCATGCGCGCAAAAGGGGCGATGCCTTCATGGCTTCGGGGAAAACGCGGCCCGTCGAGCCGGTAAAAAGCGGCTGGCCCAGACCGCGGGCCCAGTTTTGGACGTCTTCGGAATCGAATGCGCGCAAGACCTCCTCAAGAGGCGCCGCGCAATCGCCATAAGCGGTTAGAAAAGCCTCAATCCCTTCGGCCTTCGTCAGGTTCAGGCCCGACTTGCCAGCCATTAGGAATTTGCGGGCGGGCGAGGGCTTGGCCTCGGCCACCAGCACCGAATGGCCCGCGCCTGCCAGCGCCTCGGCGGCCATCAGCCCGGCGGGGCCCGCGCCGATCACCAGCGCGTCGGGTGCGTTTTCAGCTGTCATATCCTTGCCTCCGCGCGGCGTTGCGCCACCCTCTTGGACCGGAGCCGCCAGAGGAGCAAGCGATAGAGGACACCATCCCAATATGCCCGATCTGCCTGCGGCCCATCCCGCCGGACGCCAAGCAGAGCCTGCATCACCTGACGCCCAAGTTGAAGGGCGGCAAGGGCGGGCCGGTCGTGCTGGTCCATCAGATCTGCCATAACGAGATCCACGCGACACTCAGCGAGGCGGAATTGGCGCGCGAGTACAATACGCCCGAAGCACTGCGCGCGCATCCGCGTCTTGCGAAATTCATCGCCTGGGTGCGCAAGCGCCCGCCGACGTTTCATTCAAAGACGCCCAAGCGGCTGCGCAAGCGCAAGTGATCAATCGCCGCGCGCGCCTTCCCGGACGGTGTCGATCATCAGCTGCACATTCGCAGGATCCGCATCCGGCGTGATGCCATGCCCGAGGTTGAAGATATGCGGGCCGCCCCGAAGGGCGCGGGTGATGGCCCGCGTCTCGCGCACCAGATCGTCGCCGCCCGTGACCATGTGCCGCGAGGCCAGATTGCCCTGCACACAGCCGCCGGTCTGCACATTTTCGGCCACCCACGCCGCATCGACCGAGTCGTCGACCGCAACGCAATCGGCGCCCGTGGCCGCATGAAAGCCGATGTAGTTGTCCCCTGCCTGACGCGGGAAGGCGATGATGGGTGTATCCGGATGACGGGCCTTGAGCGCCGCGATGATCTCGCGCGTCGGCTCCAGCGCATAGCGTTGGAAATCGGGGCCTTTCAGCGATCCCGCCCAGCTGTCGAAAATCTTGACGACTTCGGCGCCTGCTTCGATCTGCGCACTCAGATATTCGATCGTTGCCGCCGTGATCCGCGTCATCAGTTCATCGAACACCTCGGGGTGCGTGCCCTTCAGCGCGTGCGCCGGACCTTGATCGGGCGTGCCCTTGCCCGCGATCATGTAGGTGGCCACGGTCCAGGGCGCGCCGGCAAAGCCGATCAGCGTCGTCTCCTTCGGCAGGGCCGAGGCCAGGTTGCGCACCGTCTGGTAGATGGGCGAGAGCGTCTCGTGGATGTCTTCCACCGGGCGCAGCTGTGCCAGCTCGGCCTCGCCGGTGATCGTGCTCAGGCGCGGGCCCTCGCCGGTGACGAACCACAGATCCGCACCCAAAGCCTGCGGCACCAGAAGGATATCGGCAAAGAGGATCGCGGCATCAAAGCCATAGCGCCGGATCGGTTGCAGCGTCACTTCGGTTGCCAGATCCGGGTTGTAGCAAAGCGACAGGAAATCCCCGGCCTCGGCGCGTGTCGCCTTGTATTCGGGCAGGTAGCGGCCCGCCTGCCGCATCATCCAGATCGGCGGCGTCGGCAGTGTCTCGCCCGCCAGGGCGCGCAGAATCGTCTTGGTAGGTTTGGGGCTGGCCATGATACGTCCTCTTCTTTGCAAGTTTGGTCGCGTCCGAGGCCGCAGAAGTCAAGCGCGGCGTCTATTGCCCTGCGCGAAAAGCCTGATTACACGTGGCTTATGACATTGCAATTGCCCACTCCGATGGCCCCGCTGAAACTGGGCACGCGCGGCTCGCCGCTCGCGCTTGCCCAAGCCAATGAGACGCGCGCGCGTCTTGCTGGTGCTTTCGATCTGCCCTTCGAGGCGTTCGAGATCGTGGTGATCAAGACGACCGGGGATCGCATCATCGACCGCCCGCTGAAAGAGATTGGCGGCAAGGGCCTTTTCACCCGCGAGATCGAGGACGCGCTTCTGTCCGGTGGGATCGACATTGCGATCCATTCGATGAAGGACATGCCGACGCTGCAGCCCGAGGGGCTGCTGCTGGACACCTACCTGCCGCGCGAGGATGTGCGCGACGGGTTCGTCTCGCCCGGCTATGCCACGCTGGCCGACCTGCCCGAAGGGTCAAAGGTGGGCACTTCTTCCTTGCGGCGCCGCGCGCAGGTGCTGGTGGCCTATCCGCATCTGGAAGTCGTTGAATTTCGCGGCAATGTGCAGACCCGCCTGAAGAAACTGGAAGAGGGTGTGGCCACCTGCACCTTCCTCGCCATGGCGGGGCTCAATCGACTGGACCGCGCGGATGTGGCGCAAAGCGCGCTCGACCCGTCGGTGATGCTGCCCGCCATCGCGCAGGGCGCCATCGGGATCGAGCGGCGCAGCGATGACAGTCGCGCCGCCGAGATGCTGAGCGCGCTGCATCACAAGGAGACGGGCCAGCGCCTTGCGGCGGAGCGCGCGTTTCTGGCCGCGCTCGATGGCTCGTGCGAGACGCCCATCGCGGGCCTCGCCGAGCTGGACGGCGGCACGCTGCACCTGCGCGGCGAAGTGCTGCGCCCCGACGGCTCGCAATCCATCAAGGACGCGCGCAGCGCGCCCATCGAGGATCGCGCCGAGCTGGGCCGTGCGATGGCGGCGGACATGCTGCGCGAGGCCGGGCCGGGGTTCTTCGACTGGCGTGAGTAGCTACTGGGCTGGCCGCATGTCCTTGAGCGCGAGTAGCGCCGCGGCGGCCAGCATCAGGGTGCCGCAAATCTTGTTCACCAGACCGAAACGCGCGCCGCGCAATGCGCCCGCCGACCGCGCGCCCAGCCAGCCCCAGAGCATCAGTATCACGCCATCCACGACCAGATAGGTCGCGCCGAGAATGGCCAGCTGTGGCAGCACCTGCGCGGCGGGGTCGATGAATTGCGGGAAAAGCGCGCCGAAGAACACGACGGCAAACGGGTTGGCCATCGAGGTGAGGAAGCCTTGGCGGTAGAGCCGCGCGGCGCTGTTCTTTGCTGGTTTCGCATCCATCGAGCTCTCTTTCGACAGGATCAGTTGCAGCCCGATCCACGCCAGATAGGCGACGCCCAGCCATTTGATCAGGGCAAAGGCCGTGGCCGAGGTGGCGATGATTGCGGCAAGACCGAAGGCTGCCGCGGTCATCTGGATCGCATTCGCGCTCAGATCGCCGAATACCGTCCAGAGGCTGCGCCGCACCCCGTGCCGGATGGAATTCGAGATGATCAAGAGCTGGCTCGTGTCAGGCGGCGTGGCAAAGAAAACGGCGACGGCAGCGAGATAGAGCAGGTAGGTCTCGAGGCTCATCGCAGATATCCTTTCCGGATCACTCCACCGCGCGGATCAGCTTGCGCTCCAATACCCGCAGCACCTGGCGCAGATCGGCGCCGCGCTTCAATATCTGCCCGTCCATGCCGATCACGGCGTATTGGCCCTGTTTGCAACGCAGCTTGGGGCGCTTTTCGATGCGGTAAAGCGGGTGCTCGGCGGTGCGGCGGAACACGGAAAAGACCGCGACCTCGCGCAGGCTGGAGATGCCGTAGTCGCGCCATTCGCCCGCCGCCACCATGCGCCCGTAGAGCGACAGGATCACGCCCAGCTCGGTGCGGTGAAACGCGACCTGATCGGGCGCGGCAAAGCTGGGGGAGGGCGATTGGTAACTCATACTTTCAGAGTTGCGCCGAAATCAGTCCAGATCAAGCCTTAAGCCCGGATCATGCGAATTGCCCCTGGCAGAACCAGCCCGAGCTGAGCGCCGCGCCATGCGCGTAAAAGAGCCACAGCCGCGCGCCACCTTGCGTCACCACATGCCAATAGTCGCGCACGCCGCTGCGCCATTCGGGATCATCGAGCCACCATTCGGGCGCGATCCGCTCGGGGCCTGTCGCATCCGCCAGCGCGTGATCCTGCCCGCGCCAGCGAAACGTGGCAGGCGGGCGGGGCGTGTCGGGCGCCGTGACCAGCTCGGGCCGCCACAGCAGCAGGGGGCGCGGGCCGGGGGGCAGGGGCCAGGCGCCTGCCGCGGCAGGCTCGGACCAGGCGGCGGGCTGCACCGTGCTGCATTTCTCGGGGATATGGCTGCTGGCAGGATGGCGCCGTGTGATGGCATCAAGACCCACACGCGCGCCGATCCGCCCAATCAGATCCTCGAGCGCGGTGTCGCGGCCCGCCCGCTCGCGCGCGGCGCGGCCCGCGTCCAGATGCCCAGCGGGGCGGGCCGCATAGATCGGCTCGACCTGCGTGGCCTCCAATCGCAGGATGTCGATGCCGTATCCTGCGTCCAGATCGTCCAGTTTCATCGCCAAGAGGGGCGTGATGCGGTCCGGCTGATCGGCGGGGCGCGCAAGGCCGATCTGCACCCAGCCTGCCGTGCCGTCCGCGCGGTATGCCTCCAGCCGGATGGCGCGCGCGCCTTGCCCCTTGGCGCGCAAGAGATCGCACAGGCGCGGGATGAGGCGCGCCAGCGCCGCCTCGACATCCTCGCGCAGGCCGATCGGGTCCGGCAGGCTGAGCCGCGTGGCAAAGCGCGGCGGCGCGGCCTGGGGCGAGACAGGCTCGGGCACCGCGCCCAGGGCCTGATCCATCCGCATCAGCAGACCCTTGCCAAAGCGCCGCGCCAGCGGCCCGCGCGGTTGGCCCGTCAGATCGCCGATGCGGCGCAGGCCAAGCCGCGCCAGCGCCGCCGCCGTATCGCCATCGAGGCGCAGCGCGGTGACGGGCAGGGGGGCCAGCGCCTGCCGCGTCATGCCGGGCGCGGCGATGCGCGGCGCGCTGCCTTGGCCCTGCGTGCCCGGGGAATTGCCGGGCGCGGTGCCGCCCCGCTCCCAATGGCGGCGCTTGGCGGCGCGGGACCGGGTCGCGCGCGCCTCCTGGTCGATCGCATCGCCCGAGCGGTCATGCACCACGCCGCGCCCGGCATAGCGCGCCAGCGCCCAGGCCGCGCCGGGCGTATCGGCCAGGCCGCATTCCGCATGCACGCCCAGATCGGCGGCATCCTGCAGCACCGTAGCCATCAGCGCCGCCTCGCCGCCGAAAAGATGTGTGCAGCCGGTGACATCCAGCATCAGCGCATCGGGCGGCTGCGCGGCGACCCAGGGGCTGTAGCGCCCGGCCCAGCGGGTCAGCGCATTCAGAAACGACGCCTCGGCATGCGGGTTCTGTACCCGCGTGATCAGCCCCGCGCACATCGCATGCGCATCGCGCGCGGGCTGTCCCACCCTCAGCCCCGCCGCCGTGGCCAGCGGGCAGAGCGATGAGATCACCTGCATCTGCCCCGTCTCCTCCAGCACGGCAAAAGGCGCGCCGTGCTGGTCGCCAAGACGGCGCAGCAGGCGGTCGGCCCCGAGGCGGGGAAACCAGACGGAGAGGATTCGGCGGGCGGGCATGGCAGTGCTTTGTTCGCTATTTGTTCACTTTTCTATAGCGAGGGAAAAGCCGAGTCGAGTCCGCGCAGCGCCCATTGCCACGTCACCATGTCACGACATCACATCACGGACGCGCTGAACTCACCCGCACCAGATGCGCGTGATCCGGCCTCGGCCATCCGTATCCACGTTCAGCCGGGCGGGATTGTAATCCATCGTCATCGCCATATCCGGCCCGATGATGCGCACCGCGCGCCCCGGTGCGCTGAAATCGAACGCGCTCTGCGCCTTGCCGATGCGGTCCGAATAGCCCGTCGCGCCGCAGCTGTCGGAGGCCGCCGGTGTAAAGACCGCCTGCGCGCCGCGCGGCCCGTCCGGCGCACCGCCGCCGCATGCGGCCAGTGCCAGCGCAGCGGGCAGGATAAAGGTGGAAAGATTCGGGCGAGGCATGGCATCCTCCTGAGATTGCGAAGCCCAGCGTCGCCTACTGGCCCCAAGGTTTCAAGCCCCTTGCCTTTGGCGCATTGAAACACCCGGCCATTTCGCCCAAACTCTGCACAACCGACAAAACAGCAAGGACAGCATCATGCGCACCACAGCCGCCGTGGCCCTCGAGGCCGGAAAACCCATGGAAATCATGGAAGTGAACCTCGATGGCCCGAAAAAGGGCGAGGTTCTGGTCGAGATAAAGGCGACCGGCCTGTGTCACACCGATGATTTCACCCTCTCGGGCGCCGACCCCGAGGGCGCGTTCCCGGCGATCCTCGGCCATGAGGGCGCGGGCGTCGTCGTCGAGGTGGGCGAGGGTGTCACCTCGCTGGATGTGGGCGATCATGTCATCCCGCTCTACACGCCCGAATGCCGCGAGTGCGAGTATTGCCTTAACCCCAAGACGAACCTCTGCCAGTCGATCCGTTCGACCCAAGGGCAGGGCGTCATGCCCGACGGGACCAGCCGCTTTTCCATGCTCGATGGCACGCCGATCCTGCATTACATGGGCTGCTCGACCTTCTCGAACCATACCGTCCTGCCCGAGATCGCGCTGGCCAAGGTCCGCAAGGACGCGCCTTTTGACAAGATCTGCTATATCGGCTGCGGCGTGACCACCGGCATCGGCGCCGTCATCAACACCGCCAAGGTGGAACTCGGCAGCCGCGCCATCGTCTTCGGCCTTGGCGGCATCGGCCTCAACGTCATCCAGGGCCTGCGCATGGCGGGTGCGAGCCAGATCGTCGGCGTCGATATCGACCCGCAAAAGGTCGAGATGGCCAAGCGGTTCGGCATGACCGATTTCGTCAACCCGAACGAAGTGAAGGGCGATTTGGTCGGCCACCTGGTCGAGCTGACGGGCGGCGGCGGCGACTACACGTTCGACGCCACCGGCAACGTGGGCGTGATGCGCACAGCTTTGGAGGCGTCGCACAAGGGCTGGGGCGAAAGCGTCATCATCGGCGTCGCCCCTGCGGGCGCCGAGATCGCCACGCGCCCCTTCCAGCTGGTCACGGGCCGCACATGGAAAGGCACGGCCTTCGGCGGCGCGCGGGGCCGGACGGATGTGCCCAAGATCGTCGACTGGTACATGGACGGCAAAATCGAGATCGACCCCATGATCACCCACATCCTCAAGCTGGAAGAGATCAACAAGGGCTTCGATATGATGCACGCGGGCGAAAGCATCCGGAGTGTGGTGGTTTACTAAAGCTCCGCCCGAATTGCTCTGATTTCAGGGGCGGCCCGCAATGGCCGCCCTTGGTGTTTCAAAGCGCAGGAGGATGAAGGAAAAATACGGGTCAATCTCCGCTTTCAGCCCTTGATGCCAGAGCGGCGCCTTGCGCAACGGCCCGCTCTCACGGGTCAGCCGCTTACCATGCCAGCAATCATTGCACCGAGCGCAACGAGATGGACCAGCATCAGGGCCTTGTCGTTCCACATGGCGCCGACGGCAAACCATCCCAACACGCCGATGATGAACAGGTACAGGTTCCACGGCGTCCATCCGAACCCTGTCGCCGTGTAGCCCATGATCTGGATGATCGATGCGCCCCATTTGACCAAGAAAACCATGCGGTCAAATTGAGGGCGTGCGACGATCGCATCACACGGCACGGGTCAATCCCCCGTCAATACGCAGGTTTTGGCCCGTGATGTAGCCGCCACCGTCTGAGGCCAGAAGTGAAATCACCGACGACACTTCCTGCGCGCGCCCATACCGTCCCAACGGAATGCGCGCGCGGCGATCTTCGGTTTCGGGGAGGCTGTCGATAAATCCCGGCAAGACGTTGTTCATGCGGATGTTGTCAGCCGCGTATTTATCGGAATAAAGCTTGGTGAATGCGGCAAGACCCGCCCGGAAGACGCCCGAAGTCGGGAAGAGCGGATCAGGCTCAAACGCGGCAAAAGTCGAGATATTGATGATCGTGCCGCCGCCCTGCGCCTGCATGAGAGCGGTGACAAGCCGCGTCGGCCGGATGACGTTGAGCAGGTAGACTTCCATGCCCGCATGCCAATCTTCATCCGAGATTTCGAGCACCGGCCCTTTGGGTCCATGGCCTGCGGAGTTGACCAGAACGTCGACACGGCCCCAGCGGTCAACGGCGCCCTGAACCAATGCGGACACGTCATCGGGGTTGGTGTTGGACCCGGTGACGCCAAAGCCGCCTAACTCAACGCCGAGCGCTTCGCCTTTGCCCGACGAAGAGAGGATGCCCACAGCGAATCCGTCGGCGGCCAGCTGGCGGGCGGCCTCTGCGCCCATTCCACTGCCGCCTGCGGTAATTAGTGCTACTTTTTCTACTGACATTTTTCTCTCCATCTCTACTTTGATCTATTATTACCAGAAATAATCGGATCCATCTCCTGAGAATTCATGCTTCATGCCTGTAGGAAATCTATCGCCAAATGTCACAACTCCCTCCCCTCAACGGTCTGCGCGCATTTGATGTGGCTGGCAGGTTCCTGAATTTTCAAGCTGCTGCCGATGAACTGGGTGTCACCCAAGGTGCCGTCGCACAACAGGTGCGCCAGCTTGAGGCGCATTTGGGAGTGCCCTTGTTCGAAAGACTGCCCAAGGGATTGGCGTTCACGTCGGCGGGGCGGAGCTATCACATGAATGTCGCAACCGCGTTCGAGGCGCTTCGCAGTGCAACAAGCCAACTCAAGCCAGAACATGGCAAAGTCCTTGTCAGTGTCACCCCGACATTCGCCGCAAAATGGCTGATTCCCAATTTGCCTGACTTCTCTGCCAGGCACCCCGAGATCGACCTGCGCATTCTGGCAACCGAAAAGGTTTCAAGCTTTCACGGTGACGGGATTGACTTGGCGGTAAGGCAGGGAAAGCCACCCTTTGGTGCCTCCCTCGACGCCCACCTTCTGTTTCGTCAGGAGGTGATCGCAGTGGCGTCGCCAAGGTTTGTGGACGGGCACAGTTTACCCGTCAGCCCAGAGGTTTTGTCATCCGTTCTCAAGCTGCACGATTCGCATGATCTGTGGCCAGACTTTCTGAGACTGCTGAACATCGAGGATAAGGCAGGTCGTGGACTGCGCCTAAGCCAAACGTCCCTGGCTGTGGATGCGGCCCTATTTGGTCAAGGCGTGGCGCTGGTAAGCCGCTTTCTTGTTGCTGCGGAACTCGAAGCCGGGCGATTGGTCCAGGTTACTCCGCAAATCCTGCCCGGCGAACAGAATTTCTACCTGCTTGCCGGGCGCAAATCCAGGCAGAACCCCGCGATCGATGCAGTGGTGGCGTGGTTTCTGGAGCGAGCTGAAAAAGCGCCCTGTCCTGACTGAGCCGACGCAAGGCCACCGATGGCGACCGACGGGGCAATTGCTATCAAGATGCCTTTTGTCACGCAGAGCCGATGTCCCCACCTCGCAGTATCAACGCCAAGCACTTCGTCCCGACGCGGCATTATGCCGTCTCCCTGACTGCGCAAGGCGTGTCCTCGTTCAACTCTGCGTCCGAGTCGATCATCCCTTGTGCCACGCCCGGAAAGGCATAGTTTCCCAGCCAAGCGCATCGCAAAAGGAGCGACCGACATGACCGACGATACCTACACGCCGCCGAAAGTCTGGACATGGGACGCCGAGAGCGGCGGAAAATTTGCCTCGACGAACCGCCCCATCGCGGGCGCCACCCATGACAAGGAACTGCCAGTGGGCAAGCATCCTTTTCAGCTTTATTCGCTGGCGACCCCGAATGGCGTCAAGGTCACGGTGATGTTCGAAGAGCTGCTCGAGGCCGGCCATGACGCCGAATATGACGCGTGGCTCATCGACATCGGCGAGGGCGACCAATTCGGCAGCGGCTTTACCGAGATCAACCCGAACTCCAAGATCCCCGCGCTGCTCGACCGCTCGCGCGAGACGCCCGTGCGGGTGTTTGAATCGGGTTCGATCCTGATGCACCTGGCCGAGCGCTACGGCGCCTTCCTGCCCGCGTCAGGCGCGGCGCGCACCGAAGTGCTCAACTGGCTTTTCTGGCAGATGGGTAGCGCGCCCTATCTGGGCGGCGGATTTGGCCATTTCTACCACTACGCGCCTGAAAAATGGGAATACCCCATCAACCGCTTCGCGATGGAGACCAAGCGCCAGCTCGACGTGCTGGACCGCCAACTGGCCACGCGCGAGCATATTGCCGGCGACGCCTACAGTATCGCCGACATCGCCATCTGGCCTTGGTACGGCAATCTCGCGCTTGGTCGGCAATATGGCGATGCCGGGACGTTTCTGGATGTCGAAAGCTACGAGAACGTCCAGCGATGGGCCAAGGCGATCGACGCGCGCGCCGCCGTTCAGCGGGGCCGCATGGTCAACCGCAGCTTTGGCGAGCCGGAGAGCCAGCTGCACGAGCGGCACAGCGCCGCCGATTTCGAGACGCAGACTCAGGACAAGATCGGCAAGAGTGGCTGATCGTCAGCCATCGGCGCGGGTCAATGTCACGCCCGCGCCGCGCTTGCGTACGGGCACATCGGCCCGCAGCTTCCAATTATACTTGGTATCGCTGCGCACGTGGTCCCAATGCAGCGTGCCGCCCGTGCGCCACGGATCCAGCACGATGCCCGTGCGCCAATCGGCGCCGCGCGCGTAAACGACGGCGGTCGAGTGCTCCAGAAGGAATGGATTGTCGGCATTGGCCACCAGCCGATTGAACTGCAGCGTGGCGAAACGGGCGTGGGTCATGCGGGTCTGGATATCGCGTGCCCAGTGATAGCAGAGGCCGCGCTCTTTCAAACCGACATTGACCTTGGCGTTATGCA
Encoded here:
- a CDS encoding DUF6552 family protein; the protein is MPCDAIVARPQFDRMVFLVKWGASIIQIMGYTATGFGWTPWNLYLFIIGVLGWFAVGAMWNDKALMLVHLVALGAMIAGMVSG
- the hemC gene encoding hydroxymethylbilane synthase — encoded protein: MTLQLPTPMAPLKLGTRGSPLALAQANETRARLAGAFDLPFEAFEIVVIKTTGDRIIDRPLKEIGGKGLFTREIEDALLSGGIDIAIHSMKDMPTLQPEGLLLDTYLPREDVRDGFVSPGYATLADLPEGSKVGTSSLRRRAQVLVAYPHLEVVEFRGNVQTRLKKLEEGVATCTFLAMAGLNRLDRADVAQSALDPSVMLPAIAQGAIGIERRSDDSRAAEMLSALHHKETGQRLAAERAFLAALDGSCETPIAGLAELDGGTLHLRGEVLRPDGSQSIKDARSAPIEDRAELGRAMAADMLREAGPGFFDWRE
- a CDS encoding LysE family translocator; translated protein: MSLETYLLYLAAVAVFFATPPDTSQLLIISNSIRHGVRRSLWTVFGDLSANAIQMTAAAFGLAAIIATSATAFALIKWLGVAYLAWIGLQLILSKESSMDAKPAKNSAARLYRQGFLTSMANPFAVVFFGALFPQFIDPAAQVLPQLAILGATYLVVDGVILMLWGWLGARSAGALRGARFGLVNKICGTLMLAAAALLALKDMRPAQ
- a CDS encoding HNH endonuclease, which codes for MRHPLGPEPPEEQAIEDTIPICPICLRPIPPDAKQSLHHLTPKLKGGKGGPVVLVHQICHNEIHATLSEAELAREYNTPEALRAHPRLAKFIAWVRKRPPTFHSKTPKRLRKRK
- a CDS encoding TIGR03862 family flavoprotein, producing the protein MTAENAPDALVIGAGPAGLMAAEALAGAGHSVLVAEAKPSPARKFLMAGKSGLNLTKAEGIEAFLTAYGDCAAPLEEVLRAFDSEDVQNWARGLGQPLFTGSTGRVFPEAMKASPLLRAWLARLDGLGVRIMRRWRWQGWDGDAVLMETPEGLRRLTPRATVLACGGASWARLGSDGAWAAHLLDKVVPFQPANMGFAVDWSAHMERHIGQPVKGIALHAKDTASRGEIVISRAGIEGGGIYEVSRAVRGGAPLTLDLMPDLTTEEIRQRLTRKRGKQSMANHLRKALKWTPEKQALLMEFVRPLPADLAPLIKALPVTHQGPLPMDQAISTAGGLRLDALDGTLMLRDRPGTFAAGEMLDWEAPTGGYLITACLATGLHAGRGAAAWLEARNDGKAEGCLSSE
- a CDS encoding DUF2794 domain-containing protein encodes the protein MSYQSPSPSFAAPDQVAFHRTELGVILSLYGRMVAAGEWRDYGISSLREVAVFSVFRRTAEHPLYRIEKRPKLRCKQGQYAVIGMDGQILKRGADLRQVLRVLERKLIRAVE
- a CDS encoding SDR family oxidoreductase, which translates into the protein MSVEKVALITAGGSGMGAEAARQLAADGFAVGILSSSGKGEALGVELGGFGVTGSNTNPDDVSALVQGAVDRWGRVDVLVNSAGHGPKGPVLEISDEDWHAGMEVYLLNVIRPTRLVTALMQAQGGGTIINISTFAAFEPDPLFPTSGVFRAGLAAFTKLYSDKYAADNIRMNNVLPGFIDSLPETEDRRARIPLGRYGRAQEVSSVISLLASDGGGYITGQNLRIDGGLTRAV
- a CDS encoding I78 family peptidase inhibitor — protein: MPRPNLSTFILPAALALAACGGGAPDGPRGAQAVFTPAASDSCGATGYSDRIGKAQSAFDFSAPGRAVRIIGPDMAMTMDYNPARLNVDTDGRGRITRIWCG
- a CDS encoding S-(hydroxymethyl)glutathione dehydrogenase/class III alcohol dehydrogenase, with protein sequence MRTTAAVALEAGKPMEIMEVNLDGPKKGEVLVEIKATGLCHTDDFTLSGADPEGAFPAILGHEGAGVVVEVGEGVTSLDVGDHVIPLYTPECRECEYCLNPKTNLCQSIRSTQGQGVMPDGTSRFSMLDGTPILHYMGCSTFSNHTVLPEIALAKVRKDAPFDKICYIGCGVTTGIGAVINTAKVELGSRAIVFGLGGIGLNVIQGLRMAGASQIVGVDIDPQKVEMAKRFGMTDFVNPNEVKGDLVGHLVELTGGGGDYTFDATGNVGVMRTALEASHKGWGESVIIGVAPAGAEIATRPFQLVTGRTWKGTAFGGARGRTDVPKIVDWYMDGKIEIDPMITHILKLEEINKGFDMMHAGESIRSVVVY
- the hemE gene encoding uroporphyrinogen decarboxylase translates to MASPKPTKTILRALAGETLPTPPIWMMRQAGRYLPEYKATRAEAGDFLSLCYNPDLATEVTLQPIRRYGFDAAILFADILLVPQALGADLWFVTGEGPRLSTITGEAELAQLRPVEDIHETLSPIYQTVRNLASALPKETTLIGFAGAPWTVATYMIAGKGTPDQGPAHALKGTHPEVFDELMTRITAATIEYLSAQIEAGAEVVKIFDSWAGSLKGPDFQRYALEPTREIIAALKARHPDTPIIAFPRQAGDNYIGFHAATGADCVAVDDSVDAAWVAENVQTGGCVQGNLASRHMVTGGDDLVRETRAITRALRGGPHIFNLGHGITPDADPANVQLMIDTVREGARGD
- a CDS encoding LysR substrate-binding domain-containing protein translates to MSQLPPLNGLRAFDVAGRFLNFQAAADELGVTQGAVAQQVRQLEAHLGVPLFERLPKGLAFTSAGRSYHMNVATAFEALRSATSQLKPEHGKVLVSVTPTFAAKWLIPNLPDFSARHPEIDLRILATEKVSSFHGDGIDLAVRQGKPPFGASLDAHLLFRQEVIAVASPRFVDGHSLPVSPEVLSSVLKLHDSHDLWPDFLRLLNIEDKAGRGLRLSQTSLAVDAALFGQGVALVSRFLVAAELEAGRLVQVTPQILPGEQNFYLLAGRKSRQNPAIDAVVAWFLERAEKAPCPD
- a CDS encoding Y-family DNA polymerase, with translation MPARRILSVWFPRLGADRLLRRLGDQHGAPFAVLEETGQMQVISSLCPLATAAGLRVGQPARDAHAMCAGLITRVQNPHAEASFLNALTRWAGRYSPWVAAQPPDALMLDVTGCTHLFGGEAALMATVLQDAADLGVHAECGLADTPGAAWALARYAGRGVVHDRSGDAIDQEARATRSRAAKRRHWERGGTAPGNSPGTQGQGSAPRIAAPGMTRQALAPLPVTALRLDGDTAAALARLGLRRIGDLTGQPRGPLARRFGKGLLMRMDQALGAVPEPVSPQAAPPRFATRLSLPDPIGLREDVEAALARLIPRLCDLLRAKGQGARAIRLEAYRADGTAGWVQIGLARPADQPDRITPLLAMKLDDLDAGYGIDILRLEATQVEPIYAARPAGHLDAGRAARERAGRDTALEDLIGRIGARVGLDAITRRHPASSHIPEKCSTVQPAAWSEPAAAGAWPLPPGPRPLLLWRPELVTAPDTPRPPATFRWRGQDHALADATGPERIAPEWWLDDPEWRSGVRDYWHVVTQGGARLWLFYAHGAALSSGWFCQGQFA